One window of Hymenobacter sp. BRD128 genomic DNA carries:
- a CDS encoding DNA polymerase III subunit gamma/tau: MENFVVSARKYRPVTFRSVVGQQHVTTTLQNAIQSQHLAQAFLFCGPRGVGKTTCARILAKTINCTNLTPEAEACGVCTSCVAFQENASFNVHELDAASNNSVEDIRSLVEQVRYAPQQGRFKIYIIDEVHMLSNAAFNAFLKTLEEPPSYAIFILATTERHKIIPTILSRCQIFDFNRIRVEDIREHLRYVATSEGVAADDDALHLLAQKADGGLRDALSMFDQQVTFAGNNLTYKEVVQNLHILDYDYYFRLVDALLRENLSQALLLLDSVMQQGFDLHNFVVGTAEHLRGLLVCKDAVTVQLLEVSDNIRQQYVRQAQAAPLPFLLSALNLVSQCDREFKQAKNQRLHVELALMKLAYLNGAVQFVRDLTPAATGEAKKKTSSLANGAASPVPASLPAASPTPKALPLNEAPETNVPADGPEPLPVESGVVELHATPSIEPEASEPVTPRHQVRDTLPHVETGRPSMQGLEPTQRPTDVRPGTIAAPSAAPAPLPTLPKLPSLGSRLPGLRDVGTPTAAPAARATPAAAEPTAAPAPTGPLAPIAPELLQAVWQQLAEERRAQDKMSEFMVLNRPVAADAGHVITLTVDNPVQVVQFNDFRAEFMAELRRRTGHPGLTVQTEVASAAPTGRKLYTSNDKFAYLAEKYPALQEMKQRLGLDADF, from the coding sequence ATGGAAAATTTTGTTGTTTCGGCTCGTAAATATCGTCCGGTCACGTTTCGCAGCGTGGTGGGGCAGCAGCACGTCACTACCACGCTGCAGAACGCTATTCAGAGTCAGCATTTAGCGCAGGCGTTTCTGTTTTGCGGGCCGCGCGGGGTGGGTAAAACCACCTGCGCCCGCATCCTGGCCAAGACGATAAACTGCACCAACCTCACGCCCGAAGCCGAGGCTTGCGGCGTGTGCACCTCGTGCGTGGCGTTTCAGGAAAACGCTTCCTTTAACGTGCACGAGCTGGATGCGGCGTCGAACAACTCGGTCGAGGACATTCGCTCGCTGGTGGAGCAGGTGCGCTACGCGCCGCAACAGGGCCGCTTCAAGATTTACATCATCGACGAGGTGCACATGCTCTCGAATGCGGCCTTCAATGCCTTTTTGAAGACGCTGGAGGAGCCACCGAGCTACGCCATTTTTATTCTGGCAACCACTGAGCGCCACAAGATTATCCCCACCATCCTGTCGCGCTGCCAGATTTTTGACTTCAACCGCATCCGGGTCGAAGACATTCGGGAGCACCTGCGCTACGTGGCCACGAGCGAAGGCGTGGCGGCCGACGATGACGCCCTGCACCTGCTAGCCCAGAAAGCCGACGGTGGCCTGCGCGACGCCCTGTCGATGTTTGACCAGCAGGTAACGTTTGCCGGCAATAACTTGACCTACAAGGAGGTGGTGCAAAATCTGCACATCCTCGACTACGACTACTATTTCCGGCTGGTAGACGCGCTGCTGCGCGAAAACCTGTCGCAGGCGCTGCTGCTGCTCGACTCAGTGATGCAGCAGGGCTTTGACCTGCATAATTTTGTGGTAGGCACCGCCGAGCACCTGCGCGGCCTGCTGGTGTGCAAAGACGCCGTGACGGTGCAGCTGCTGGAAGTATCGGATAATATTCGGCAGCAGTACGTGCGCCAAGCCCAGGCCGCGCCCCTGCCTTTCCTGCTCTCGGCCCTGAACCTGGTGAGCCAGTGCGACCGCGAGTTCAAGCAAGCCAAAAACCAGCGCCTGCACGTCGAGCTAGCCCTCATGAAGCTGGCGTATCTCAATGGCGCCGTGCAGTTTGTGCGCGACCTGACGCCCGCCGCCACTGGCGAGGCTAAAAAAAAAACTAGCAGCCTAGCTAACGGCGCGGCTAGCCCGGTCCCGGCTAGTCTGCCCGCCGCTAGCCCAACTCCCAAGGCGCTACCCCTCAACGAAGCGCCCGAGACCAATGTGCCTGCCGATGGCCCTGAGCCGCTGCCCGTCGAGAGCGGCGTAGTTGAGCTGCATGCCACGCCCAGCATTGAGCCGGAGGCTAGCGAGCCCGTGACGCCGCGCCACCAGGTACGCGACACCCTCCCGCACGTCGAAACCGGCCGGCCCAGCATGCAGGGCCTGGAGCCCACCCAGCGGCCCACCGATGTGCGCCCCGGCACCATTGCGGCCCCTAGCGCCGCGCCCGCTCCGCTGCCGACCCTGCCTAAGCTGCCCAGCTTAGGCAGCCGCCTGCCTGGCCTACGCGATGTGGGCACGCCTACTGCTGCGCCCGCCGCCCGCGCCACCCCGGCCGCCGCCGAGCCAACGGCAGCACCGGCCCCCACCGGCCCGCTAGCCCCCATTGCCCCCGAGCTGCTGCAAGCCGTGTGGCAGCAGCTGGCCGAAGAGCGCCGCGCCCAGGACAAGATGAGCGAGTTTATGGTGCTGAACCGGCCGGTGGCAGCTGATGCGGGCCACGTCATCACGCTCACCGTCGATAACCCGGTGCAGGTCGTGCAGTTTAACGACTTTCGGGCCGAGTTTATGGCCGAGCTGCGGCGCCGCACCGGCCACCCGGGCCTCACGGTGCAGACGGAAGTGGCTAGTGCGGCGCCCACCGGCCGCAAGCTTTACACTTCCAACGATAAGTTTGCCTACTTGGCCGAGAAGTACCCCGCCTTGCAGGAAATGAAGCAGCGGCTAGGGTTGGATGCGGATTTTTAA
- a CDS encoding amidase family protein, with protein MSILFQASRLFLLLLLSALFGSSCQQAAREQPVAHVPFEVAEASIEQVQQALRRGDCNCEQLVRAYQARIAAYDQPTQLNAIVVTNPEALAAARQLDAEYRRTGKLRPLHCTALIVKDNYNTAGLQTAAGSLALKGFAPNTDATMVKALKAAGAIVLAKSNMAEWAFSPMVTISSLAGETRNPYNLEHVPAGSSGGTAAAVAASFGTAGLGTDTGNSIRGPSSHNALVGFRPTLGLLSRAGIVPLYLRNDTGGPMARSVADATRLLDVLATGPDPADPLTSYSAGKIPARGYRQFLDPSGLKGARIGVLRTLSERHPDPQVKALFEQAMADLRRAGATVVDVEIPDFDRVSAGQWSSVFKHDVNQYLADQGPKVPVKNIDEVLASGKYSAYIKENLQDELAHGVAPSPRQPGRGEAYTDPRRLAFRQAVTAVMDRYRVGALVYPTWNNPPAKIGDFKGYKGDNSQLIAPHTGQPAFTVPMGFTYDNLPAGLQFLGRSFDEPTLIKYAYGYEQATHHRRAPARFPALPAPAKKGQP; from the coding sequence ATGAGCATTTTATTCCAAGCCAGTCGGCTCTTTTTGTTATTGTTGCTGAGTGCTTTGTTTGGTAGCAGCTGCCAGCAGGCCGCGCGCGAACAGCCGGTAGCGCATGTGCCTTTTGAGGTGGCGGAGGCGTCGATAGAGCAGGTGCAGCAGGCACTTCGGCGGGGCGACTGCAACTGCGAGCAGCTCGTGCGGGCCTACCAGGCGCGCATTGCGGCCTACGACCAGCCTACCCAACTCAACGCTATCGTCGTTACCAATCCGGAAGCCCTGGCTGCGGCCCGGCAGCTCGACGCCGAATACCGGCGCACCGGCAAGCTGCGCCCGCTGCACTGCACGGCCTTAATTGTGAAGGATAACTACAACACAGCCGGCCTGCAAACGGCGGCCGGCTCGCTAGCCCTCAAAGGCTTTGCGCCGAACACCGATGCCACAATGGTAAAGGCGCTGAAAGCGGCCGGCGCCATTGTGCTGGCCAAGTCTAACATGGCCGAATGGGCCTTCAGCCCAATGGTAACGATTAGCTCCCTCGCGGGCGAAACGCGCAACCCCTACAACCTGGAGCACGTGCCGGCCGGCTCGAGCGGCGGCACGGCGGCGGCCGTGGCGGCTAGCTTCGGCACGGCCGGCCTGGGCACTGACACCGGCAATTCGATTCGGGGGCCGTCGTCGCACAATGCGCTGGTAGGTTTCCGGCCCACGCTGGGACTGCTGAGCCGGGCCGGCATCGTGCCGCTGTACCTGCGCAACGATACCGGCGGCCCCATGGCTCGCTCGGTGGCCGATGCCACCCGCCTGCTCGACGTGCTGGCGACCGGCCCCGACCCGGCCGACCCGCTCACGAGCTATAGCGCCGGCAAAATTCCGGCGCGGGGCTACCGGCAGTTTCTGGACCCTAGCGGCCTCAAAGGCGCCCGCATTGGGGTGTTGCGTACCCTGAGCGAGCGCCACCCCGACCCGCAGGTGAAGGCGCTATTTGAGCAGGCCATGGCCGACCTGCGCCGGGCTGGGGCCACGGTGGTAGACGTTGAAATCCCGGACTTCGACCGCGTGAGCGCCGGGCAGTGGAGCTCGGTATTTAAGCACGACGTAAATCAATACCTGGCCGACCAGGGGCCGAAGGTGCCGGTAAAAAACATCGATGAGGTACTGGCTTCGGGCAAGTATTCGGCCTACATCAAAGAGAATTTGCAGGATGAGCTGGCCCACGGCGTGGCGCCGAGCCCCCGCCAGCCCGGCCGCGGCGAGGCCTACACCGACCCGCGCCGGCTAGCCTTTCGCCAGGCCGTGACGGCCGTGATGGACCGCTACCGCGTAGGCGCGCTGGTGTACCCGACCTGGAACAACCCACCCGCCAAAATCGGCGATTTTAAAGGGTATAAAGGCGATAACAGCCAGCTCATTGCCCCGCACACGGGCCAGCCCGCCTTCACCGTGCCGATGGGTTTTACCTACGATAATCTGCCGGCCGGCTTGCAGTTTCTGGGCCGCTCGTTTGACGAGCCGACGCTGATAAAGTATGCCTACGGCTACGAGCAGGCCACCCACCACCGCCGGGCGCCGGCCCGCTTCCCGGCCCTGCCGGCCCCGGCCAAAAAAGGCCAGCCCTAG
- a CDS encoding alpha/beta fold hydrolase yields MPILRLVFFCCWLGPLLSLAQSQAPAHYPTPVESDFALANFRFASGESLPSLNQHYTTVGQPRRDKAGHIMNAVLIMHGTTGAGTSFLSELFAGHLFGPGQPLDAAKYYIILPDAIGHGKSSKPSNGLHMQFPKYTYDDMVVANYRLLTEKLGIGHLRLVMGTSMGGMETWVWGYKYPDYMDALLPLASLPVEIGGRNRMLRKMAIDMIELDPAWQGGNYTTEPKVGLAGAASSLIFMTSSPKQMQKLAPTRAQAEAALAQTESRLYSSLDANDFIYQFDASRDYNPAPHLAAIKAPLFAINSADDQVNPPELGILDAEIKKVPHGRYILLPITDLTTGHGTHSNPSIWGSYLLELLALTEKPVR; encoded by the coding sequence ATGCCCATTCTGCGACTTGTCTTTTTCTGCTGCTGGCTAGGGCCGCTCCTGAGCCTGGCCCAGTCCCAGGCGCCTGCCCACTACCCCACCCCGGTAGAGAGCGATTTTGCGCTGGCTAATTTTCGCTTTGCCAGCGGCGAGAGCCTGCCTAGCCTCAACCAGCACTATACCACCGTGGGCCAGCCGCGCCGCGACAAAGCCGGCCATATTATGAATGCGGTGCTCATTATGCACGGCACCACGGGCGCGGGCACCAGCTTTTTGAGCGAGCTGTTTGCGGGCCATCTGTTTGGGCCGGGGCAGCCGCTGGATGCGGCCAAGTACTACATTATTCTGCCCGATGCCATCGGCCACGGCAAGTCGAGCAAGCCGAGCAACGGGCTGCACATGCAGTTTCCGAAGTACACCTACGACGACATGGTAGTGGCCAACTACCGTCTGCTCACCGAGAAGCTGGGTATCGGGCACCTGCGCCTAGTGATGGGCACCTCAATGGGCGGCATGGAAACCTGGGTGTGGGGCTACAAATACCCCGACTACATGGATGCGCTGCTGCCACTGGCTAGCCTGCCCGTGGAGATTGGGGGCCGCAACCGTATGCTGCGCAAAATGGCCATCGATATGATAGAGCTGGACCCCGCCTGGCAGGGCGGCAACTACACCACCGAGCCTAAAGTAGGGCTAGCCGGGGCCGCGTCGTCGCTGATTTTTATGACCAGCAGCCCCAAGCAGATGCAGAAGCTGGCTCCCACCCGCGCCCAGGCCGAGGCCGCCCTGGCCCAGACCGAAAGCCGCCTGTATAGCTCGCTCGATGCCAATGACTTTATCTACCAGTTCGATGCCTCGCGCGACTACAATCCGGCGCCGCACCTAGCGGCCATTAAGGCGCCGCTATTCGCCATCAACTCGGCCGACGACCAGGTGAACCCGCCCGAGCTTGGCATCCTGGACGCTGAAATCAAGAAGGTGCCGCACGGGCGCTACATCCTGCTGCCCATCACCGACCTCACAACCGGCCACGGCACGCACTCCAACCCCAGCATCTGGGGCAGCTACTTGCTGGAACTGCTGGCCCTCACCGAAAAGCCCGTGCGCTAG
- a CDS encoding type IX secretion system membrane protein PorP/SprF has translation MLLLAAGAARPGQAQQLAQYSQYMNNNYILNPAVAGTEDYIDLKFSYRAQWAGLEGAPRTYYASANSSLGSLRSQSKRTKHDWARGFHAVGGIVYSDVTGPTSRTGIYGSYTYNLALSRTVRLAMGASVGMQQFAVDGSQLQFHSGYIAASQSSRVPDATIGLWLYSPDFYVGASSAQILGNQLDLAYSPVNQVTYTNKLERHYFATAGGRLPISEDLSLVPSVLVKYMKPAPVSVDLNMKLKFRDLLWAGASWRATNAFVGMVGVDFSFGSLSYSYDASTTAISAYQWGSHEVILGIKLKKVPRPACPDPFW, from the coding sequence TTGCTGCTGCTAGCAGCCGGGGCGGCCCGGCCGGGACAGGCCCAGCAACTGGCGCAATACAGCCAGTACATGAACAATAATTATATCCTCAACCCCGCCGTGGCCGGCACCGAGGATTATATCGACCTCAAGTTTAGCTACCGGGCGCAGTGGGCCGGCCTGGAGGGCGCTCCCCGCACCTACTACGCCAGCGCCAACTCCTCGCTGGGCAGCCTGCGCTCGCAGTCCAAGCGCACCAAGCACGACTGGGCGCGCGGCTTTCACGCCGTGGGCGGCATTGTGTACAGCGACGTAACCGGCCCCACCAGTCGCACCGGTATCTACGGCTCCTACACCTATAACCTGGCCCTGTCGCGCACCGTGCGCCTGGCAATGGGCGCGTCGGTGGGCATGCAGCAGTTCGCCGTCGATGGCTCGCAGCTGCAATTTCACAGCGGCTACATTGCGGCTAGCCAGTCATCGCGGGTGCCCGACGCCACGATTGGCCTGTGGCTCTATAGCCCCGATTTTTACGTGGGCGCCTCGTCGGCCCAAATCCTGGGCAATCAGCTCGACCTCGCCTATTCGCCCGTCAACCAGGTCACGTACACCAACAAGCTGGAGCGCCACTATTTTGCCACGGCCGGCGGGCGCCTGCCCATCAGCGAAGACCTGTCGCTGGTGCCCTCGGTACTGGTCAAGTATATGAAGCCCGCGCCCGTGTCCGTCGACCTCAACATGAAGCTCAAGTTTCGGGACCTGCTGTGGGCGGGCGCCTCGTGGCGGGCCACCAATGCCTTTGTAGGCATGGTGGGCGTCGATTTCAGCTTTGGCAGCCTGAGCTACTCCTACGACGCCAGCACCACGGCCATCTCGGCCTACCAGTGGGGTAGCCACGAAGTCATCTTGGGTATCAAGCTCAAGAAAGTGCCCCGCCCGGCCTGCCCCGACCCCTTCTGGTAG
- a CDS encoding gliding motility-associated C-terminal domain-containing protein, producing the protein MTLLPVPAASVGISARSTCSGIPITIGAAAVAGSAYSWSPAAGLSSSTVANPIVTLINTGAAPTTTTYTLTETNASGCQATNTVAVTVNPAVTAGTISASQTVCSGTAPAPFTGTTGVGSGPNTYTYQWESSPDNSTWTAIAGATDPGYAPGPVNAATYYRRQATATCGTAYSNVVAVQLQPLLVSGVALATPPAQCAGTAFTFAPSPTNAGAAPTYRWFVNGVLAATSPTFSSTTLRDGDQVQVELSPTVGFCASGPATATVTISLTPVAQPAVTMTLQTTLPVCAGVPVTFSLDKATNPGPSPQYQWQVDGKDVAGATTPVFTSSTLRDGQTVTLLLRAATVCGPVTAAASGVRVSISPVVHVVAGPDKTIMEGDQVELEGQADGNYPVTWSPLAGLTFGNNPLRPTASPVITTTYTLSAGTGSCADSSPVTVTVTPRVRIPTAISPNGDGHDDTWEIDNIGSYSGNHVLVFNRWGSKIFEASGYSHAAEWNGTIGGQPAPLALIITSLRSATARRIVAL; encoded by the coding sequence GTGACACTGCTACCCGTGCCGGCTGCCAGCGTGGGTATTTCGGCGCGCAGTACCTGCTCGGGCATCCCGATTACCATCGGGGCAGCGGCCGTAGCGGGCTCTGCGTATAGCTGGAGCCCAGCTGCGGGCCTCAGCAGCAGCACGGTAGCCAACCCTATCGTCACGCTTATCAACACGGGCGCTGCGCCCACTACCACCACATATACCCTCACCGAAACCAATGCCAGTGGGTGCCAGGCTACGAATACGGTGGCCGTGACGGTAAACCCGGCCGTGACGGCGGGCACCATCAGCGCTAGCCAAACGGTGTGCTCGGGCACTGCTCCGGCGCCGTTTACGGGTACGACCGGGGTTGGCAGCGGCCCCAACACCTATACTTATCAGTGGGAATCGTCGCCCGACAACTCGACCTGGACGGCCATCGCGGGCGCTACCGACCCTGGCTACGCGCCCGGCCCGGTAAATGCCGCCACTTACTACCGGCGGCAGGCTACGGCCACCTGCGGCACGGCCTATTCCAATGTGGTAGCGGTGCAGCTGCAGCCACTGCTTGTGTCGGGGGTGGCGCTGGCTACGCCGCCGGCGCAGTGCGCCGGCACGGCCTTCACCTTTGCGCCCTCGCCGACCAATGCCGGTGCGGCGCCCACCTACCGGTGGTTTGTGAATGGGGTATTGGCGGCGACCAGTCCCACCTTCAGCAGCACGACGCTGCGCGATGGCGACCAGGTACAGGTAGAATTATCGCCCACCGTAGGCTTTTGCGCCAGTGGCCCGGCCACGGCTACCGTTACGATAAGCCTGACGCCGGTGGCCCAGCCCGCCGTAACGATGACCCTGCAAACCACGTTGCCGGTGTGCGCGGGCGTGCCCGTCACCTTCAGCCTCGACAAGGCTACTAACCCCGGCCCTAGCCCGCAGTATCAGTGGCAGGTAGATGGCAAGGACGTGGCCGGGGCCACAACCCCGGTGTTTACCAGCAGCACCCTGCGCGATGGCCAGACCGTGACGCTGCTGCTGCGCGCCGCCACGGTGTGCGGCCCGGTCACGGCTGCTGCCAGCGGCGTGCGCGTCAGCATCAGCCCGGTGGTGCATGTGGTGGCCGGCCCCGATAAGACCATTATGGAAGGCGACCAGGTGGAGCTGGAAGGCCAGGCCGACGGCAACTACCCGGTGACGTGGAGCCCCCTGGCGGGTCTCACGTTTGGCAATAACCCGCTGCGGCCCACTGCCTCACCCGTCATCACGACCACCTACACGCTGTCGGCCGGCACCGGCAGTTGCGCCGACAGCAGCCCCGTGACCGTGACCGTGACGCCGCGCGTGCGCATCCCCACGGCCATCAGCCCCAACGGCGATGGCCACGACGACACCTGGGAAATTGACAACATCGGCAGCTATAGTGGCAACCATGTGCTGGTATTCAACCGCTGGGGCAGCAAGATTTTTGAGGCTTCGGGCTACAGCCACGCGGCCGAGTGGAATGGTACTATTGGGGGGCAGCCGGCCCCCTTGGCACTTATTATTACGTCATTACGCTCGGCAACGGCAAGGCGTATAGTGGCCCTGTGA
- the uvsE gene encoding UV DNA damage repair endonuclease UvsE: MKIGYPCVNETLPCSAAGTFRLASYSAERLVPTVAANLACLQQILEWNVAHGLLFFRMGSGIVPFGSHEINTFPWQAHFKTEFRAIGDYVRQHDLRISFHPDQFVVLNSPDPAIVQRSIAELVYQGSMLDLMELDSTAKLQIHAGGAYGDKGAALARWVDTFHTMLPEAVKARLVVENDDRLYSLRECLSLHDETGVPILFDNFHHECLNHGEPMRLALRLAAATWHPTRDGVLMMDYSSQAPGERRGKHTATLVPELFQAFLIDLDGLETDMMLEIKDKEASAVRALQLARQAGLVPAAPAGYTPPVFAPRAAPAPPKPRASKAKA, encoded by the coding sequence ATGAAAATCGGATATCCCTGCGTGAATGAGACGCTGCCGTGCAGCGCGGCCGGCACCTTTCGGCTAGCCTCCTACTCGGCCGAGCGCCTGGTACCCACGGTGGCCGCCAACCTGGCCTGCCTCCAGCAAATCCTGGAGTGGAATGTGGCGCACGGGCTGCTTTTTTTTCGCATGGGCTCGGGCATTGTGCCGTTTGGCTCGCACGAAATCAATACATTTCCGTGGCAGGCGCATTTTAAGACTGAGTTTCGGGCCATCGGCGACTACGTGCGGCAGCACGACCTGCGCATCTCGTTTCATCCCGACCAGTTTGTGGTGTTGAACTCGCCCGACCCGGCCATTGTGCAGCGCAGCATTGCCGAGCTCGTATACCAGGGCTCGATGCTCGACTTGATGGAGCTGGACTCGACGGCCAAGCTGCAAATTCACGCCGGCGGCGCCTACGGCGATAAAGGCGCGGCGCTGGCCCGCTGGGTCGATACCTTCCACACCATGCTGCCCGAGGCGGTAAAGGCCCGGTTGGTGGTTGAAAACGACGACCGCCTCTACAGCCTGCGCGAGTGCCTGAGCCTGCACGACGAAACGGGCGTGCCTATTCTGTTCGATAACTTTCACCACGAGTGCCTCAACCACGGCGAACCCATGCGGCTAGCCTTGCGCCTGGCCGCCGCTACCTGGCACCCCACCCGCGACGGCGTGCTGATGATGGACTACAGCTCGCAGGCGCCCGGCGAGCGCCGCGGCAAGCACACCGCTACCCTGGTGCCCGAGCTTTTTCAAGCCTTCCTGATTGACCTCGACGGCCTGGAAACAGACATGATGCTTGAAATCAAAGACAAAGAGGCTAGCGCCGTGCGGGCGCTGCAACTGGCGCGTCAGGCGGGTCTGGTGCCAGCGGCGCCGGCCGGCTATACGCCGCCGGTTTTTGCGCCACGCGCGGCGCCGGCGCCACCCAAGCCGCGTGCTTCTAAGGCCAAGGCTTGA
- a CDS encoding carboxypeptidase-like regulatory domain-containing protein, which translates to MLAAPLFLKRRLLAISLLLITSLAATRVQAQAGSPTPTVRVSGRVSAAENKQAIPGATVQIQRTRRGVAADGAGDFFIVALPTDTVLFRAVGYKPHRLVLGGTTLSQLVVQVKLVRDSIQLGEVRVTADRPDRAIINRALRNMKRPTPPVVKIPKKGPKPKPLFAVDSTAPRPEAPTISGSNVDWLYDQFSRQGKERRKMEQVKARDAAEAAAKKRAEYNKAFRDNRGYE; encoded by the coding sequence TTGCTGGCCGCCCCCCTTTTTCTTAAGCGCAGGTTACTAGCTATCAGCCTGCTGCTTATTACCTCCCTGGCCGCCACCAGGGTGCAGGCCCAGGCGGGTAGCCCCACGCCCACCGTGCGCGTGAGTGGCCGGGTTTCGGCCGCCGAGAATAAGCAGGCGATTCCGGGGGCCACGGTGCAAATTCAGCGCACGCGCCGGGGCGTGGCGGCCGACGGTGCAGGCGACTTTTTTATTGTGGCGCTACCCACCGATACGGTATTGTTTCGGGCCGTGGGCTACAAGCCGCACCGGCTGGTGCTGGGCGGCACCACGCTTTCGCAGCTGGTGGTGCAGGTGAAGCTGGTGCGCGATTCCATCCAGCTTGGCGAGGTGCGCGTGACGGCCGACCGCCCCGACCGCGCCATTATCAACCGGGCGCTACGCAACATGAAGCGCCCCACCCCGCCAGTAGTCAAAATTCCCAAGAAGGGCCCCAAGCCCAAGCCGCTGTTTGCCGTCGATTCGACCGCGCCCCGGCCCGAGGCACCCACCATCAGCGGCTCCAACGTAGACTGGCTCTACGACCAGTTTTCGCGCCAGGGCAAAGAGCGCCGCAAGATGGAGCAGGTCAAAGCCCGCGACGCGGCCGAAGCCGCCGCCAAGAAGCGGGCCGAGTATAACAAGGCCTTCCGCGACAACCGGGGCTATGAGTAA
- a CDS encoding metallophosphoesterase has product MRNRLVFWGIFLLILVAEAYGYVAVRTALAPGTAASRRGFAASYWALTLGLWALCFWAASTRHDGNVALKSYLLAAPLLLLAAKLVIIFPLLLEDLTRLGRWAARGGASPATGAPGTPAISRSQFISRLALGLGAVPLLALIWGMVKGKTDYTVRRVVLRYPNLPASFEGFKILQISDLHTGSFNGNQEPMRRAVRIINAQNADLIVMTGDLVNDRATEVEPHIEALAGIRSDLPIFSILGNHDYGDYVQWESPEAKRANLQRLARNHAKIGWRLLLDECHTIRRGADELAVLGVQNWSAHPNFPKHGNLAQAHAGSGQAPFKLLLSHDPSHWEAQVLGYKDIDLTLSGHTHGMQFGVNLPGFKWSPVQYSYPQWAGIYEQGAQKLYVNVGLGYLGFPGRMGFLPEITLLELRRA; this is encoded by the coding sequence ATGCGAAACCGACTTGTTTTCTGGGGAATATTCCTGCTTATTCTCGTGGCCGAGGCCTACGGCTACGTGGCCGTGCGCACGGCCCTGGCCCCGGGCACGGCCGCCAGCCGGCGGGGCTTCGCCGCTAGCTATTGGGCACTCACGCTGGGGCTATGGGCGCTGTGCTTCTGGGCCGCCTCTACCCGCCACGATGGCAACGTGGCGCTAAAAAGCTACCTGCTGGCCGCGCCCCTGCTGCTGCTGGCGGCCAAGCTAGTTATCATTTTTCCGCTTTTGCTCGAAGACCTCACCCGGCTGGGGCGCTGGGCGGCGCGGGGCGGCGCTAGCCCCGCGACCGGCGCCCCTGGAACCCCGGCCATCTCGCGCAGCCAGTTTATCAGCCGGCTGGCGCTGGGGCTGGGAGCGGTGCCGCTGCTCGCCCTCATCTGGGGCATGGTGAAGGGCAAAACCGACTACACCGTGCGCCGCGTGGTGCTGCGCTACCCCAACTTGCCGGCTAGCTTCGAGGGGTTTAAAATTTTGCAAATCTCCGACTTGCATACCGGCTCGTTCAACGGCAACCAGGAGCCGATGCGCCGGGCGGTGCGCATCATCAACGCCCAGAACGCCGACCTTATCGTGATGACCGGTGACCTTGTGAACGACCGCGCCACCGAGGTCGAGCCGCACATCGAGGCGCTGGCGGGCATCAGGTCGGACCTGCCGATTTTCTCCATCCTCGGCAACCACGACTACGGCGACTACGTGCAGTGGGAAAGCCCGGAGGCCAAGCGCGCAAACCTGCAGCGGCTAGCCCGCAACCACGCCAAAATCGGCTGGCGGCTGCTGCTCGATGAATGCCACACCATCCGGCGCGGGGCCGATGAGCTGGCGGTGCTGGGGGTGCAAAACTGGAGCGCCCACCCCAACTTTCCCAAGCACGGTAACCTGGCGCAGGCGCACGCTGGCAGCGGCCAGGCGCCGTTTAAGCTGCTGCTCTCGCACGACCCGTCGCACTGGGAAGCGCAGGTGCTCGGCTATAAAGACATCGACCTCACGCTCAGCGGCCACACCCACGGCATGCAGTTTGGAGTCAATTTGCCCGGCTTCAAGTGGAGCCCAGTGCAGTACTCCTATCCGCAGTGGGCCGGCATTTATGAGCAGGGCGCCCAAAAGCTTTACGTGAACGTGGGGCTGGGTTACCTGGGCTTTCCGGGCCGGATGGGCTTTTTGCCCGAAATAACGCTGCTCGAGCTGCGGCGGGCCTAG